CCTATAATGCTGACGATAATTCGAAATTAGACGATTGGCCCGATAGTAAATATTTAAATATTTGGGTAGTGGCGAGTATTGCGAACGGAGCAGCAGGATATGCTTATTTACCGCCCAATGCCCAATACATTCCGCAATACGATGGCGTACTTATTTTATCGTCTTATATAGGCAGCATTGGAACAGGTAGTCCGATTACATCTCGCGCATTAACACATGAAATTGGTCACACACTTAATTTAGAGCATCCTTGGGGAAATACCAATCAGCCAGGGGTAGCTTGCGGAGATGATGGCGTAACAGATACTCCTATTACGAAAGGCTTCACATCTTGCCCTTCTACGCCGAGCCAAGCTGCTATTTGCAATCCGCCCACCATCGAGAACTATCAAAATTACATGGATTATTCCTATTGCTCTTGTATGTTTACGCAAGGCGGCGTCTTGCGGATGCGCGCAGCTTTGACTTCCAATATAGCCAATCGGAATAATTTATGGTCTACATCCAATTTAATTGCTACTGGCACCAATGGAACTCTCGTAAATGTTTGTGCTCCAAAAGCAGATTTTATTGCCAATGCATATAGTGTTTGCGCAGGATCTGGACTCCAATTTACGGATGAATCATGGAACGGACATCCTACTTCATGGTTATGGACTTTCCCCGGTGGAACACCTTCAACATCTCCGGACTCAATGCCAACTATTATTTACAATACTCCTGGTATATATAATGTAACGCTCAAAGCTTCAAACGGAAGTGGAAGCAATACGCTCACAAAAAATTCCTATGTAACGGTAGAATCAACAACACCTAAATATACCGATTGGTTTTATTCCGATGGTTTTGAAAATTGCACCGCTGTTCCAAATACAGACTGGAGCGTAAACAATCCCAACAGCGATGTAACTTGGGCACGTACAACATCCGTGGCACATTCAGGTTCGGCATCTGTGTGGATTAACAGCAACAGCAATACTGCTGGAAATTACGATGAACTAATCAGTCCCTCCATAGATTTTTCTAAAATCACCAGTCCTACTCTTACCTTTTACTTGGCGTATGCACAAAAAAGTAGTACAACCAATGATCAATTGCAGGTATCGTGTTCTACTAATTGCGGACAAACATGGAATACCCGATACAATAAATCAGGAGCTACGCTTTCTACAGGCGGCGTACAAACAGGAAATTTTGTTCCAAATGGAAGTCAATGGCGGCAGGAAACGGTTTCTATTTCACCATTTGCCAGCAGCCACGATGTGCGTATTAAATTCAAGTTTGTGAGCGAAGCCGGTAATAATATTTATTTAGACGATATTAATATTTCTGGACCTGCTGGTGTTCCAGAGCGCTCTGGCGAACAAATAAATCTGGCTGTTTATCCCAATCCATTGGAAAACAACTCTGTTATTTCTTTCATTCTTCCCGATAAGGAAAATGTAAATTTAATGGTTTACGATATTTTGGGACGTCTTGTATCCAATTTAGAGAACAGCGAATTAGGCGCAGGAGCACACACGTATTCCATTGGAAAAAATAATTTGAAACCCGGTATTTATTTTGTGAAAATGATTGCGAACGGACATTTATTCGTCCAAAAATTAATGGTAAATCCATAAAATATTTTTTACGATGAAAAAAAATATCTTTCTTTTTTCGATGATTCTTTTCGGAATACACACTGCATTTGGGCAAACCACTGCCGTAAAAGACGAACTAACTGTCAAGGAAAAAATGCTTTGTAAAACATGGACGATGGTTTCATCGGAGCAATTTGGAGTGGCGGAACAAGCTACTGCCGCAGAAAAAAAGGATGGAATCAGCTTTTCGGAAAATAGAACCGTAACGCTTACGCGAGAAGGGAAAACAGAGCAAGGCACTTGGAAAACCAATAAAAACCAAACCTATATTTATATTTCGATTGATAATTCGAAAGATAAAATACTCTTTAAACTCATCAGCGTCAGCGAGAATGAACTTGTGTATGAATATCAAGATCCGGAACTTATCCGTACAGCTTATACTTTTGCGGCTTCGAAAAAATAATTTTTCAAATTGATTTTTCATTCGTATATCGTAGTTCTTCAGAATATTTGGAAATTGGATCAAAAATCCGATATTCGCAGCCTATTTATCTAAAAACAAGTATGAAAATTAAAACATTTTTACCTTTAGCTACATCATTAATGATGATTTACTCTTGCGGAAATAAAAGCAAACAAGCTGACAACACAAAAACTATTTCTCCGGACAATCCATTCCTGACAGCAAGTACATTGCCTTTTCAGGCTCCTGATTTTACAAAAATTAAGGACAGTGATTTTAAACCAGCTATCGAAGAAGGTATCCGTCAACAATTGGCGGAAGTAGAAAAAATAGCAAACGATTCTGCTACTCCAACTTTTGAAAACACATTTGTGGCACTGGAGAAAAGTGGGCAAATGCTTCGTAGAGTGAATGGCGTATTCAATTTATTAACGGGCGCCAATACGGATTCTGTATTAGAAAAAGTATCTGAACAAGTTGCACCGGAACTTTCCGCAGCTGGCGATGCAATTGATTTGAATTCAAAATTATTTAAGCGCGTAAGTACCATTTACGCTGAAAGAACGCAGCTAAAATTAGATTCTGAATCTGTTCGTTTGATAGAATTTTATTATCAAAAATTTGTATTGGCAGGTGCTAATTTATCTGACAATGCGAAAGACAGTCTGAAAAAGCTGAATGGTGAAGAAGCGAGTTTGATGGCAAAATATACCAATCAATTGCTTGCTGCTGCCAAGGCTGGTGCTTTAGTAGTAAGCGACAAAGCAGAGTTGGCAGGTCTTTCAGACGAGGAATTAAATGCCGCTGCTCTCACAGCTAAAAAAAATAATCAGCCTGGAAAATGGATGATTGAATTACAAAATACAACGCAGCAACCTGCATTGCAAGAATTGACCGTGCGCGCTACACGTCAAAAACTTTTTGAAGCATCTTGGAACCGTGCAGAAAAAGGAGATTCTAACGATACTCGTTCCACTATTTCACACATTGCGATGATTCGTGCACAGAAAGCGAAATTATTAGGTTTCAAAAATTATGCTTCGTGGACATTGATGGATCAAATGGCGAAAACAGAAGGAACCGTAGAACAATTTTTACTTCGTTTGGTGCCTGCTGCTACCGCAAAAGCAACGGAAGAAGCAGCGGATATCCAAAAAGTAATTGACCAACAAAAAGGTGGATTTCAGTTGCAAGCTTGGGATTGGGATTTTTATGCAGAACAAGTGCGCAAAGCAAAATACAATTTAGATGAAAATGAAATAAAACCCTATTTCGAGTTAAACAGCGTTCTGCAAAATGGCGTGTTTTATGCAGCTCATGCGCTTTACGGAATAATCTTTAAAGAGAGAAAAGACATTCCCGTTTATAATAAAGATGTACGAGTATTTGAAGTATTTGACAAAGACGGAACTTCGATGGCTCTGTTTTATTGCGATTATTTTAAACGTGAAAATAAAAACGGTGGCGCTTGGATGGACAATATCATTGGACAATCAAAATTACTGGGAACAAAACCAATTATATTTAACGTTTGCAATTTTACGAAACCTGCCGACGGACAACCTGCGCTCATCAGTTTTGACGATGTTACTACTATGTTTCATGAATTTGGACATGGTTTACATGGCATGTTTGCAAATCAGCAATATTTAAGTCTTTCGGGAACAGCTACTGCGCGAGATTTTGTTGAATTTCCTTCTCAATTTAATG
This genomic window from Bacteroidia bacterium contains:
- a CDS encoding M43 family zinc metalloprotease — its product is MNIITKKISGILAFSLLIAVSGFSQADYLHCGSSEANQKISQKYSKQVAQTTDALETWTKNYVLAHRLDRISNGNSTQSSAPSPIYTIPIVFHIIHNYGAENISDAQVYDEMKILNRDYRKINPDTTAIIPSFKGIAADAGIHFQLANIDPNGNCTNGIDRIVSTLTYNADDNSKLDDWPDSKYLNIWVVASIANGAAGYAYLPPNAQYIPQYDGVLILSSYIGSIGTGSPITSRALTHEIGHTLNLEHPWGNTNQPGVACGDDGVTDTPITKGFTSCPSTPSQAAICNPPTIENYQNYMDYSYCSCMFTQGGVLRMRAALTSNIANRNNLWSTSNLIATGTNGTLVNVCAPKADFIANAYSVCAGSGLQFTDESWNGHPTSWLWTFPGGTPSTSPDSMPTIIYNTPGIYNVTLKASNGSGSNTLTKNSYVTVESTTPKYTDWFYSDGFENCTAVPNTDWSVNNPNSDVTWARTTSVAHSGSASVWINSNSNTAGNYDELISPSIDFSKITSPTLTFYLAYAQKSSTTNDQLQVSCSTNCGQTWNTRYNKSGATLSTGGVQTGNFVPNGSQWRQETVSISPFASSHDVRIKFKFVSEAGNNIYLDDINISGPAGVPERSGEQINLAVYPNPLENNSVISFILPDKENVNLMVYDILGRLVSNLENSELGAGAHTYSIGKNNLKPGIYFVKMIANGHLFVQKLMVNP
- a CDS encoding lipocalin family protein, which translates into the protein MKKNIFLFSMILFGIHTAFGQTTAVKDELTVKEKMLCKTWTMVSSEQFGVAEQATAAEKKDGISFSENRTVTLTREGKTEQGTWKTNKNQTYIYISIDNSKDKILFKLISVSENELVYEYQDPELIRTAYTFAASKK
- the dcp gene encoding peptidyl-dipeptidase Dcp, translated to MKIKTFLPLATSLMMIYSCGNKSKQADNTKTISPDNPFLTASTLPFQAPDFTKIKDSDFKPAIEEGIRQQLAEVEKIANDSATPTFENTFVALEKSGQMLRRVNGVFNLLTGANTDSVLEKVSEQVAPELSAAGDAIDLNSKLFKRVSTIYAERTQLKLDSESVRLIEFYYQKFVLAGANLSDNAKDSLKKLNGEEASLMAKYTNQLLAAAKAGALVVSDKAELAGLSDEELNAAALTAKKNNQPGKWMIELQNTTQQPALQELTVRATRQKLFEASWNRAEKGDSNDTRSTISHIAMIRAQKAKLLGFKNYASWTLMDQMAKTEGTVEQFLLRLVPAATAKATEEAADIQKVIDQQKGGFQLQAWDWDFYAEQVRKAKYNLDENEIKPYFELNSVLQNGVFYAAHALYGIIFKERKDIPVYNKDVRVFEVFDKDGTSMALFYCDYFKRENKNGGAWMDNIIGQSKLLGTKPIIFNVCNFTKPADGQPALISFDDVTTMFHEFGHGLHGMFANQQYLSLSGTATARDFVEFPSQFNEHWASDPQVFKNYAKNYKTGEPMPQELVDKIKKAATFNQGYDLTEILAAADLDMQWHSLSADSPLQNVDTFEIQALRRTHLDLPQVPPRYRSSYFLHIWSNGYAAGYYAYLWTEMLDDDAFAWFQEHGGLTRENGQRFRDIILSRGNTEDLATIFRKFRERDPDIQPMLKKRGLVDTKN